In the Nitrosopumilus cobalaminigenes genome, GAATCAATGGAAAGCAGATGCAATTCCCAAGAATACTACGGACATTTATGGTGATGATACAGGTAAACAAAACAAATTCATTGTTTACCGTGAATATATGGATGAAATTAGCGTAGAAAGATTACGAGATTTGGTTGATTCTCACTGGAAAGAGTTTGAATAAACTATGCAGTAAATGAAAAAGTATCAGATTTTGTTTCTTTTCCATTATCAACTATAATGGTATATGTTCCAGATTTTTCCCATCCGACACCACCCGCAATAGCCAAGGTTGAAAATCTACCATCACTTTTCAACGATATTTGTTCTGCCCAAACTAATTCATTGTTTTGATTTTCAATTGAAAGGTTTACAGTTCCAGATGTTTCAGATACACCACTTATTGATATTAGATCCTTGTTGGCATATGATGTTAAATCAGTTTCAATAGATAACGAAACTGGAGTTGTGTCTATCGGTGAATCAATTTTTGGAGTACCGATTGTAATGTCACTAAAGGATACTGCAGCTACAACGATTATTATCAAAGCTAAACCCCCAAGACCCATCATAATTTTTTTATTTTTTGATTTAGAGTATGATATTTCTGGTACAGAAGTTTGGAAAGATTGAGTTTGTTGTACAGATTGAGTTTCAGGAATTACAACATCTGGAATTACTGGTTTTTCTTCAGCAGGAGTTGGAGTAAATTCAGGTTTTTTACCCAAATGCTTTTCAGCTAATTTTCTCACATAGTTTCGCTCATAATTGCTAATGACTTCATTACGTTCACAAGCTCTACAGATTTGTTTTAGTATTCGATCGTCTCCAAAATCCTTATCCAAAAGAGCCTTTACATCATCCAGTAATGGATTAGTCATGTGTTTTTTCTCTCAAATTGATTATTTATGAATATATGTCAGAAAGCTATTTTGAATAGATTTTTTGGGCTTGGATAATGACGGTTCGAATGTAATCCTTGGCAGTTGAATCAGTAACACCCATTTGTTTTGCTCTTTGATATAGATCATTTTCTCTTGGATTTGTCAGATAACATTTCAAAAGATAGTTTAGTCTATGAGATCTTTTTTCATCACTTTTCATATTTTATTTTATTTTTTGGTACTAAAAAGGCCAGAGGATTATGACATAACCAATTAGAGGCCATTGTATCATAAAATTTGAATAAAAACATATGATCTTTTTTAAATAATACGAAAAAATGAATGCAAATGAAACGAATTGAGGCAACGGTTCAGGCAACTAAAATTGGTGCAGTCACTGAAGCAATCAGCGAAATTGTAGGTGGATTCACTATTCTGGAAGGAAAAGGTAGGGGTTCTGGAGCTAGACAAGAAATGAGATCTGGTAGAGGAACTGGTACTATTACTGCAGAATACAATGAAGTTGCAACTGTTAGTACAATTGTAGATGACTCAGACGTAGAAAAAATTTCCTCAGCTATTGCTGATGCAGCTTTTACAGGAAAAGGCGGAGATGGAATTATTATCGTATCCAATGTGGATACCGTCTTGAATATAGCATCTAAAAAGAGTGGTTCTGAAGCCCTCTAATCATTTTCTTTTATCAAATCTATATCATTAATTATTGAAAATTAAACTGCTGAGAGGGTGACAACCTCCTCTCAGGGGTGTTATCCCTTTGGGGGACATGTTTTTTGAAGGGATGGTGTAGTATTACAATTTGAGTATAAAAGCAAAGGATTTTGAAGATTATTGTTGACCTTCAATTCCCATTAAGGTTAGTGTTGATCTAATTTTTGGAATTTTTCTTATCTTCCAAGTAATAGTTTCTCGTAGGGCTTCTACTTGACTTGATTCTACTTTGGCCAAAATGTCATATGCACCAAAGGTACCATGTACTTCAACAACACCTTCAATTGATTTTAGTTCTGAGATTACTGCTTCTTCAGAACCAAGCTCACAGTTTATGAGAACATAAGCCGTTGCCAATTATGATTCAACTCCTATTTTCATACTTAAAATGCTCTCTTGAAATATATAAGAATAGTCCGATTTACTTAAAAATTCATTATAAAATTGGTCAGCATCATAAACAAATGTAAAGTAATTTTAAATTTTTTAAAAAACTTCTAAGGAGAGTTATAAGCATCATGCATAATTTTTTCTAATTCCTCAATATCTTTTGTAAAAGTGATTTTTGAACGTAGTTTAGAACCGCCATTCATTCCTTTAGTGAATCGCATAGCTTGACCTTTGATATTGGCAAATTTTATTTGGTATTTATTTGTGAGATGCAAATAATCAAAAAAAGAATTTAGTCTATCTTTGAATGAATATTCCTTGTAAGAATTGGTCTTCAAATAATCATTAATTTGTTCAAATAGAAATGGATTTCCCATTGCACCCCTACCAATCATTACATAATCACAATTTGTTCTATCAATCATGGTTTTAGCTTCTTCAGGTGTAGTGATATCACCATTTCCAACAATTGGAAGGCTAGAAATTTCTTTGAGTTCTTTGATTAATTCCCAATCAGCTTTTCCAGAATAACCCTGGCTAACGGTTCTTGGGTGCAATGTAATCATTTGAATTCCTTCATCTTCAGCAACTTCTGCAATATCTCGAAAAAGGAATTTGCTTGCATCAGTAACTCCTGAACGAATTTTTAGAGTTACAGGTTTTTTTACTGCATTGACAAGAGTGCTAAAAATTTGTTGAGTCAGATTAACTTCTTGTAATAGTGCACCTCCTGCCATTTGTGAAGTTATGTGAGGTGCAGGACAGCCCATATTGTAATCAATTATATCAAAATAAGGTTCTACAATCTTGGCTGCTTTTTCTAAAGCATGAAGTTCAGAACCGAACAATTGAATCGATAATGGACGTTCTTCATCAGAATATTCAATAAATTCTTGAATAGTTTTCATTTTTTCTCTAAGTTGATTTTCTTTAGCAATGATACTGTGAATGTTTGTAAATTCAGTTACTACTAATCCAGCACCCATTTTCTTACATTGTAATCGAAGTGCAGGATCACTTACTCCGGCCATAGGGGCCAAAAATGCTTGACTAGAAAATTTTGGAAGCATGGTGGAACTTTACAAATTGAATATATTTATCATTCAAAAATATGGAAAAATTGTATTAGTTATCTGGACAGCCGTCTTCATCTCTGTCACCATCATAATCCTCAGGGTCAAGAGGACACAAATCTTCATCATTTATGATATCATCTAGATCATCATCATGGACAAATCTTTGTTGTTCTGGAGCAGTATCTGGGCAGCCGTCATGATCATTGTATTTATTCCAGGTTTCTGGATTAGTTGGACATGAATCAATTGAATCATAGTAACCATCACCGTCAGAATCAATTCTTGTTGGAGTAGTAGATTCTGCGGCTAGTACATCAGGACAACCGTCCCAATCAAGATATCCATTAAAGTTTTCTTGTTCATCAATACATGCATCTTTTCTATCATCTATTCCATCACCGTCAGTGTCAGCAAAACTATGGGATGGTATAACAGAACCAGTAGAATCAGGACATCCGTCTTCATCCTGATAGAAATTATAAGTTTCAGGGTCTAATGGACATGCATCAGAAACATCAACAATTCCATCTAGATCAGAATCTAGAGTAAATACAAATTTGTCAGGACATCCGTCTTTATCTTGGAAGCCGTTAAATGTTTCAGGTTGACCAGGGCAGGAATCTAAATTATCTGGAATTCCATCGCCATCAGTATCTGGAGTGCCTTTGTTATCTGCCAAATTATCTGGACAGCCGTCAGTGTCTTGATACCTATTGTAAGTTTCTCTAGCATTAGGACACTGATCTACATTATCAGTAATACCATCAAAATCAGAATCGCCAAACGAGTCATAGGCTATAGTATCAGGGCAACCATCTTCATCTTGGAATCCGTTATATTTTTCAGCTAATGTTGGACATGCATCAAGTATATCTGGAATATAATCATAATCAATATCAGATAAAGCAGATTTTGAAAATCCTTCAATATCTGGACAGCCATCTGTGTCTAAGAAATTATTATAATTTTCTGGCTCATCAATACATGCATCCCATCTATCATCTATTCCATCTCCATCTTTATCTGGAAAAATGTAAGATGACACAATAGAGCCAGTAGCATCTGGACAGCCGTCACCATCTTTGAAAAAGTTGTATGTTTCTGGTTCATTTGGACATGCATCGTTAACATTTAGAATTCCATCCATATCTGAATCTAATTTAGAATCAAAGCTATCTGGACAACCATCAGTATCTAAGAATCCATTAAATGTTTCAGGTTGGTTTGGACAATGATCTAGATTATCAACTATTCCATCACCATCATTGTCTGATGTAAGTTTGTTATCTGGAATTAAATCTGGACAGCCGTCACTGTCAAGATATTTGTTGTAAGTCTCTTTGGAATAAGGACAAGCATCAAATTGATTTAATATTCCATCACCGTCAGTGTCACCAGTTATAGCAAGTTCGATTTCATCTGGACAACCGTCATGGTCTTGGAATTTGTTAAAATTTTCACGTTCTAAAGGACATGCATCAACAGAGTCAAGAATACTATCATAATCTGAATCAATTAATCCATTAGAAGCATTGCCAAGAACATCTATACAGCCGTCCCAATCAAGGTAACCATTATAATTTTCTGGTTCATTAATACATTGATCCCATCTATCATCTATTCCATCACCGTCAATATCTGGGAAAGAATATTGGGAATCAATTGAATCAACATTATCTGGACAACCGTCTGCGTCTTGGAATTTGTTGTAAGTTTCAGGCTCTAGTGGACATGCATCTAAAGCATCAGAAATACCATCTCGGTCAGAATCTCTTAAAGTAAAAGCATCATCTGGGCAACCATCTTTGTCGTCAATACCATTGAAAGTTTCAGCTCGACTAGGACACAAATCCATAAAATCAGGATAGCCATCACCGTCAGTGTCAATAATACCTTTTGGAGTATTAGGTGATAAATCTGGACAACCGTCATCATCTTGGAATTTGTTGTAAGTTTCTTTCACAGTGGGACAATTATCAAGATGATCTTGAATTCCATCATAATCAGCATCATACCATGGAACAAAGTCTGCCGGACAACCATCAATATTGTTACCATATTGTGGGTCATAATCTTCTAAAAGATGAGGACAAAAATCAAGAGCATTTGGAACACCGTCACCGTCAGAATCAATATCTTCAGCTGCAAAAACATTACCTGGCATCATGCCAATTGTGGATGTAAGTAAAAGTAAAAATCCTAAAAGATATTGTTTTTTCATGCTCTATGACTCCGCTATTATCAAGTATTTATTAAGTCTCACGTTGTAAGAGTTCTTCAAAAGTTAGAAATCAAGGAAACGGAGTTAGTTATCTGGGCAGCCGTCTAAATCTCTGTCACCATCATAATCCTCAGGGTCAAACGGACATAGATCTTCATCATTAATGATACCGTCTAGATCATCATCATGGACAAATCTTTGTTGTTCTGGAGCAGTATCTGGACAACCATCACTGTCAAGATATTTGTTCCAAGTTTCAGGACTAGTTGGACATGAATCAAGTATGTCAGGATATCCGTCACGATCAGAATCAGCATATTGTGGAGTAGTTGATTCAGCACCAGGAATGTCTGGACAACCGTCATGGTCTAAATAATCATTATAATTTTCTGGCTCATCAATACATGAATCCCATCTATCTTGAATACCATCACCGTCAGTATCTGGGAAGGTGTATTGTGGGTTTACAGAGTCAGTTGAGTCTGGACAACCGTCACTGTCAAGATATTTGTTGTAAGTTTCAGGCTCTAGCGGACATGCATCTACAATATCTGGAATTCCATCACCGTCAGTGTCAATTTTTGAAGATTGTTTATCTGGACAACCGTCTGCGTCTTGGAATCCGTTAAATGTTTCAGGTTGATTTGGACATAAATCTACAATATCTGGAATTCCATCACCGTCAGTGTCAGAAGTAAGTCTATTGTCTGCTATGTAATCCGGACAACCGTCATGGTCTTGGAATTTGTTGTAAGTTTCTTTTGCTAACGGACATAAATCTAAATCATCATAAATTCCATCACCATCAGTGTCAACTACTGCATTATAATCAACACTATCTGGACAGCCGTCTTCATCTTGGAATTTGTTATATCTTTCAGCTAAAGTTGGGCATTGATCTAAATGATCTGCAATACCATCATAATCAGCATCCAACATATCACCAGCTGTTGTACCAGGAATGTCTGGACAACCGTCATGGTCTAAATAATCATTATAATTTTCTGGCTCATCAATACATGAATCCCATCTATCTTCAATGCCATCACCGTCAGTGTCTGGGAATGTATACATAGAATCAATTGACATAACATTATCTGGACAACCGTCTGTGTCTTGGAATTTATTGTAAGTTTCAGGTTCTAGTGGACATGCATCTAGAGTATCAGAAATACCATCTCTGTCTATATCAGACATTAAACTTTTATCTGGACAGCCGTCACCATCTTGGAATCCGTTAAATGTTTCAGGTTGGTTTGGACATAAATCTAAATTATCAATTATTCCATCACCGTCAGTATCAAATGCAAATTTGTTGTCAGCAACATAATCTGGGCAGCCGTCTGTGTCTTGGAATTTGTTGTAAGTTTCAGGACTAAAAGGACAAGAATCATTATGATCTGCAATACCATCACCATCAGCATCACCAGTAATCATTAACTGTAAAACATCTGGACAACCGTCTGTGTCTTGGAATTTGTTGTAATTTTCACGATCTAGCGGACATTCATCTACATCATCTGGGATACCATCGTAATCAGCATCAGGAGCCTCCAAAGAGGTAACACCAGGAATGTCTGGACAACCGTCATGGTCTAAATAATCATTATAATTTTCTGGCTCATCAATACATGAATCCCATCTATCTTCAATGCCATCACCGTCAGTGTCTGGGAAGGTGTATTGTGGGTTTACAGAGTCAGTTGAGTCTGGACAACCGTCACTGTCAAGATATTTGTTGTAAGTTTCAGGCTCTAGCGGACATGCATCTAAAGTATCAGAAATACCATCTCTGTCAGAATCCTTTGAAGTCATTGTATCATCAGGGCAACCATCTTTGTCATCAATGCCATTGAAAGTTTCTGGTTGGTTTGGACAAGAATCCATAAAATCAGGATAGCCATCACCGTCAGTGTCAGCAATACCTTTTGGAGCATTAGGTGATAAATCTGGACAACCGTCATCGTCTTGGAATTTGTTGTAAGTTTCTTTCACAGTAGGACAATTATCAACATGGTCTTGAATTCCATCATAATCAGCATCGTACCATGGAACAAAATCTGCCGGACAACCATCAATATTGTTACCATATTGTGGGTCATAATCTTCTAAAAGATGAGGACATTGATCTAGACTGTTTGGAACACCATCACCGTCAGAATCAATAGACTCAGCTGCAAAGACATTGCCTGGCATCATGCCAATTGTGGATGTAAGTAAAAGTAAAAATCCTAAAAGATATTGTTTTTTCATTCTTAGATACTCCTAAGGGTCAGGACATCCATCAGTATCTCGGTCATTGTCATAATCCTCAGGTTCTAGAGGACACATGTCATTTTCATTTATTATTCCATCCAAATCAGCATCATGTTTGTAACGTGATTGTTCTGGTGCAATATCTGGACAACCGTCATGGTCTTGGTATTTATTGTAAGTTTCTTTTGAGGTACCACATGCATCTACATCATCATATATGCCATCCCCATCAGTGTCAACTCTAACATTTCCAGTTGGCAATATGTCAGGGCAACCGTCATAATCTACATACTTATTCCAAACTTCATTTTGATTTGGACACATATCCATTACATCAGGTACGCCATCACCATCTGAATCTGGTTGTGTATTATCAGTATCAGGGCAACCGTCGTCATCTTGGAAACCATTATAATTTTCAGCAACTAGAGGGCAATCATCATAAACATCGTTTATGCCATCATTATCAGAATCAATTACAAATGATTTTGATACTGAATCAGGGCAACCGTCGTCATCTTGGAATTTATTGTAAGTTTCTTTAGCAGTTGGACATGCATCGATTCCATCTGGAATTCCATCCATATCTCTATCATTCTTTAAGATATACTCATCAGGACAACCATCTCTATCTAGTATACCATTGAAAGTTTCTGGTTGATTTGGACAATGATCATCGTAATCATTGATTCCATCACCATCTGAATCTGGAGTACCCTTGTTGTCTGCTACATTATCAGGGCAACCGTCCAAGTCTTGGAATTTATTATAAGTTTCAGGAACAAGTGGACATTGATCATTTTCATCAATTATTCCATCAAAATCAGTATCCAATTTGGTAATAAAGTCAGGATAATCAGGACAACCATCGTCATCTTGGAAGCCATTGTATCTTTCCCTATCAAGAGGACATTGATCAACTGAATCTAATATACCATCAAAGTCAGAATCAGCCCCAGTTGGACTATCAGGACAACCGTCGTGATCAAGATAACGATTCCATGTTTCAGAAGCATCTGGGCATTGATCTAATGAGTCTCTAATCCCATCACCATCTGAATCTAAAACAGAAACATCAGGACAACCGTCGTGATCAAGATAACCATTTACAGTTTCAGCAGCAAGAGGGCATTTATCATTTAAATCAGAAATTCCATCACCATCATAATCTTGTCCAATTACTCCAGATACACTATCAGGACAACCATCAAAGTCATTAATTCCATTGTAAGTTTCTTTAGCTGTAGGACATTGATCCAAATTATCTGGAACTCCATCTCTATCTCTATCACCAGCGCCATAAGAATCTGGACAACCGTCTCTATCAAATACACCATTGAAAGTTTCTGGTTGATTAGGACACAAATCAGCAAAATCATTAATTCCATCACCGTCAGTATCAGGAACTCCTTTATCAGAACCTACAAAGTCAGGACAACCATCCAAGTCTTGGAATCTATTGTAAGTTTCTTTTACTTCAGGACATTGATCAATACTATTTGGAATTCCATCTAGATCAGAATCAACATCACTAGAATATGGTGGAATATCTGGACAACCATCGTCATCTTGGAAACCATTGTATCTTTCTGGATCTAATGGACAAGCATCATTAGCATCCATTATTCTATCACCATCAGCATCATTTAGTGTACCATCAAAAGATGGAGATGCATCTGGACAACCATCATAATCTGCAAATCGATTAAATGTTTCAGGATCATTAGGACATATATCAAATTGATCAGCTATGCCATCACCATCTTTATCATTAAATGAAGTATCTAATGCAACATCGGGACAACCATCAGTGTCTCTATAACCATTATACACTTCTGGTTCATTAATACACAAATCAATTTTATCTGGAATTCCATCATTATCAGTATCTACAAAACTAGAAGTGTTAATTGCATCTGGACAACCGTCTTCATCTTGGAATCTATTGTAAGTTTCAGCACTTAATGGACATTCATCAGCAAAATCTGGAACTCCATCTCTATCTCTATCACCAGCGCCATAAGAATCTGGACAACCGTCTCTATCGAGTACACCATTGAAAGTTTCTGGTTGATTAGGACACAAGTCAACTAAATCAATGAACCCATCACCATCGGAGTCAGGTGCGCCGCCGGCTCCAGCTCCAGGTAGAGTATCTGGACAACCGTCTTCATCTTGGAATTTATTGTAATGTTCTTTAAGATTTGGACATTGATCAATATGATCTTCTATACCATCATAATCTTCATCATACCAAGGGACAAAATTTGATGGGCAACCATCTACTGTTCCCTCATAATCTTCTTGTAAATTAGGACATGCATCCATAGAATCATCAACACCGTCTTTGTCTAAGTCATCAGCGGCATAAATTGGGTTAATAGGCATACTAGTTAATGTGGCTACAAGTAAGAACAGAAATGCTAAAGAGTGTATTTTTTTCAAAGCCTAAAAATACGTCGAGGATCCAGTTATTAAACCTCACTCTGAAATCGACTAAAAATTCGAATAGTTTTGGGTAAAGATTCCATGTTGGACAAAAATCTCGATCAATTTAAGTAAACCAGAACACGATCTGAACTCATGAGTTGTTCAGGGGAAACTGTCGAAGAAGAAGAGCAACTACTACAGATCAAACCAGTAATTTCTGCACAATTAAAAAAAGCAAAGTATGGCATAGCTGATCACTCAACAGTGGGACTTTGTCATTGGACAAAAAAATCATTCAAGCATGAAGGCAGTTGCTACAAACACAAGTTTTATGGAATTTCAACTCACAGATGCATGGAGTTTTCTCCGGCTGGAATGTATTGTGAAAATAGATGTGTGTATTGTTGGAGACCTATGGAATTTTATGATTCAATGAAAATGGAACCAGAACAAGTTGCAGAACCAAAACAAATTCTAACAAAGCTAATGGGTGAAAGAAAAAAATTGATCAATGGATTTTATGGAGATTCAAGAAATGATAAACAAAGATTAGATGAATCACTATTGCCTGCACATTATGCAATTTCACTTTCAGGTGAACCAACAATGTATCCAAAACTTCCAGAATTGATTAAATATCTTAATTCACTTGAAGCAACAAAATCAGTTTTTCTTGTTACAAATGGACAAGAACCAGATATGATTCAAAAGTTACAAGATGAAGATGCATTACCAACACAATTGTATCTTTCAACAAATGCTGCAGACTATGAATCATTTATGAGAATAAACAAGCCAAAATATGACGACTCATGGGAAAGATGGAATAGAACACTTGACATGTTAAAGGATTTGGATACAAGAACTGTATTGAGAATTACTTTGATTAGAGATTATAATGATCAAAAAGAATCAATCCCATTATTTGCAGAAATGTTCAGAAAAGCAAGTCCACATTTTATTGAAATTAAATCATATATGCACATTGGACGTTCAACTAATAGACTAGAGCACGAAAATATGCTAGAAATGGAAGAAGTGAAAAAATTTAGTGAAGAAATTGCAAAGCAGAGTAAAATATTTTCTATGATGGATGAAAGTATTGTATCAAGAATTTCAATATTACAAAATAATGAACGGTTTATTGATCGTTACATTCCTACTTATTCAAATACCATTTAGAAAATTTTTTTAGTGCTTTGTATCTATGAGATAATTCATTTTTATTATTCAGTTCAGCAAAAGTTTTCTTAAAATTATTTGGAATAAAAATAGGATCATATCCCCAACCTTTTCCTCTTTGGGTTTTAGATATAGTACCATTTTGTTTCCCATCAAAAGATTCCAAAAGTGTTTTGTCACAATAAGTAACGATTGAAAGAAATTTCGCCTTTCGATTATTTTTTATTAAATTAATAATTCCTTTGTTACCTATTGTTTTGAAAACATAGGATGAATATGGACCTGGAAAACCATCTAGAGAATCAACGAATAAACCATCATCTTCAATTATGATAGGTTTTTTGAATTTAGAAAAAGCATCTCTTGCTTTTACTATTGCTATGTCATGAAGTGAATTTGATTGAATTTCTTCTAAATCAGATTTTAAAAAACCAAGATTTATTCCAAAAGAATCTAAAATTTTTTTCGCTTCCTGATATTTGTGATTATTAGATGAAACAAAAAATAGATCAAACGACTTGTGCATATCTACCACGACTCTCTATATCTGAAACTAGTTTAGTAATTTTGGCATAATAGGCACTTCCAACGATGGATTGGTAACCATTAAGGAAATTTTTCCAAGAAGAAACCATGATTTTTGCATGTGCACTGTTGAGAATCTCTTTTATCAATCTTAAATCAACAGCATGATCTTCGGGTTTTATTGAAATTTGAGATAAACCAAAATCAATTACATAAACTCTGTTTTGAAACAAAATAAAGTTTGAAGTTGTTAAATCACCATGCATAACTCCATTCTTGTGTAATGTGCCTACTAATTTTCCAATATCTTTTGATAGTTTGATGATTTTTGATTCAGATAAATCATGTATAGGAGTTCCAGGAATTTCTTGCATTGTAATAGAAGTATTTTCTAAATTCACAAAGTAAACAAGAGGCGCATTGATGCCATACGACTTTACAAGAGATAACATTTGAGATTCTTTAATTGTTCTCTGTTTACGAATTTTGGAATCTAGTAAAGGATTTCTATATTTTTTGGCTTTTCTGATTTTCAATATTGCCTTTGAATTTTGCCAATTTGTTTGATATAGATCTGCTTCAGCACCTTTTTTGACTAATTTCATTAACATTATATCCAGAAGAATTCAATAAAAATTAATCATGGACGAGGGAGAGAAAAGAATCAAACAAGAAGATTGTAGTGAGGATAAATTAGGAGCAGGAATTTTAACATTAACAAATAAGAGATTAGCATTTGATAAAACAAATGCAAGAATT is a window encoding:
- a CDS encoding KEOPS complex kinase/ATPase Bud32, producing the protein MKLVKKGAEADLYQTNWQNSKAILKIRKAKKYRNPLLDSKIRKQRTIKESQMLSLVKSYGINAPLVYFVNLENTSITMQEIPGTPIHDLSESKIIKLSKDIGKLVGTLHKNGVMHGDLTTSNFILFQNRVYVIDFGLSQISIKPEDHAVDLRLIKEILNSAHAKIMVSSWKNFLNGYQSIVGSAYYAKITKLVSDIESRGRYAQVV
- the rdgB gene encoding RdgB/HAM1 family non-canonical purine NTP pyrophosphatase, yielding MHKSFDLFFVSSNNHKYQEAKKILDSFGINLGFLKSDLEEIQSNSLHDIAIVKARDAFSKFKKPIIIEDDGLFVDSLDGFPGPYSSYVFKTIGNKGIINLIKNNRKAKFLSIVTYCDKTLLESFDGKQNGTISKTQRGKGWGYDPIFIPNNFKKTFAELNNKNELSHRYKALKKFSKWYLNK